In Myotis daubentonii chromosome 16, mMyoDau2.1, whole genome shotgun sequence, one DNA window encodes the following:
- the PHOSPHO1 gene encoding phosphoethanolamine/phosphocholine phosphatase isoform X2 yields MSGCFPVAGLRCLSRDGGMAVQGAPRFLLTFDFDETIVDENSDDSIVRAAPGQRLPESLRATYREGFYNEYMQRVFKYLGEQGVRPRDLRAVYEAIPLSPGMGDLLQFVAKQGACFEVILISDANTFGVESALRAAGHLGLFRRILSNPSGPDARGLLALRPFHAHSCARCPSNMCKHKVLSDYLRERAQDGVHFERLFYVGDGANDFCPMGLLAGGDVAFPRRGYPMHRLIQEAQKAEPSSFRATVVPWETAHDVRLHLQQVLKAC; encoded by the exons ATGAGCGGGTGTTTTCCGGTTGCTGGCCTCCGATGCCTGTCTAGG gacGGCGGGATGGCGGTGCAGGGCGCGCCGCGCTTCCTCCTGACCTTCGACTTTGACGAGACCATCGTGGACGAAAACAGCGACGACTCGATCGTGCGCGCCGCGCCGGGCCAGCGGCTGCCGGAGAGCCTGCGCGCCACCTACCGCGAGGGCTTCTACAACGAGTACATGCAGCGGGTCTTCAAGTACCTGGGCGAGCAGGGCGTGCGGCCGCGGGACCTGCGCGCCGTCTACGAGGCCATCCCCCTGTCCCCGGGCATGGGCGACCTGCTGCAGTTCGTGGCCAAGCAGGGAGCCTGCTTCGAGGTGATCCTCATCTCCGATGCCAACACCTTCGGCGTGGAGAGCGCGCTGCGCGCCGCCGGCCACCTGGGCCTGTTCCGCCGCATCCTCAGCAACCCGTCGGGGCCCGACGCGCGGGGGCTGCTGGCGCTGCGGCCCTTCCACGCGCACAGCTGCGCGCGGTGCCCCAGCAACATGTGCAAGCACAAGGTGCTCAGCGACTACCTGCGCGAGCGGGCCCAGGACGGCGTGCACTTCGAGCGCCTCTTCTACGTGGGCGACGGCGCCAATGACTTCTGCCCCATGGGGCTGCTGGCCGGCGGCGACGTGGCCTTCCCGCGCCGCGGCTACCCCATGCACCGCCTGATCCAGGAGGCGCAGAAGGCCGAGCCCAGCTCGTTCCGCGCCACCGTGGTGCCCTGGGAGACCGCCCACGACGTGCGCCTCCATCTGCAGCAGGTGCTGAAGGCGTGCTGA
- the ABI3 gene encoding ABI gene family member 3, with product MSMPALCKQVSVSHEEETKSGESGEAERPITGGVRHKTSRSHGAGRAGAMAELQQLQEFEIPTGREALRGNHSALLRVADYCEDNYAQATDKRKALEETMAFTTQALASVAYQVGNLAGNTVRMLDLQAVALRQVEAGVSTLGQMVNMHMEKVARREIGTLATVQRLHPSQKVIAPKSLPPLTPYFRKPLNFGCLDDIGHGIKDLSTQLSRTGTLSRKSIKAPATPTSATLGRAPRIPEPVQLPVVPDGKLSAASSASSLASAGAEGVGGASTTKGQAAPPPPPLPSSMAPPPPPASDIDLLPPPLEELSLPPPAPELPPPLDLPPPPILDVDELELPPPPPPGFGPEEPSWVPASYLEKVVTLYPYTGQKDNELSFSEGTVICITRRHSDGWCEGVTAEGAGFFPGNYVAPGC from the exons ATGAGCATGCCTGCCCTTTGCAAGCAGGTTTCGGTCTCTCACGAAGAGGAAACCAAAAGCGGTGAGAGCGGGGAGGCAGAGCGACCAATCACGGGAGGGGTGAGGCACAAAACCAGTCGCTCCCACGGAGCCGGCAGAGCCGGGGCGATGGCAGAGCTGCAGCAACTGCAGGAGTTCGAGATCCCCACGGGCCGGGAGGCTCTGCGGGGCAACCACAGCGCCCTGTTGCGAGTCGCCGATTACTGCGAAGACAACTACGCACAG GCCACAGACAAGCGGAAGGCACTGGAGGAGACCATGGCCTTTACCACCCAGGCGCTGGCCAGCGTGGCCTACCAGGTGGGCAACCTGGCCGGGAACACCGTGCGCATGCTGGACCTGCAGGCAGTCGCTCTGCGGCAGGTGGAAGCCGGCGTAAGCACGCTGGGCCAG ATGGTGAACATGCATATGGAGAAGGTGGCCCGGAGGGAGATCGGCACCCTAGCCACTGTCCAGCGGCTGCACCCCAGCCAGAAAGTCATCGCCCCCAAGAGCCTACCTCCCCTGACGCCCTACTTCAGGAAACCCCTCAACTTCGGTTGCCTGGATGACATTGGCCATGGGATCAAG GACCTGAGCACGCAGCTGTCGAGGACCGGGACCCTGTCTCGAAAGAGCATCAAGGCGCCCGCCACACCCACCTCTGCGACTCTGGG GCGCGCGCCCAGGATCCCGGAGCCCGTGCAGCTCCCCGTGGTGCCCGACGGCAAACTCTCCGcagcctcttctgcctcttccCTGGCCTCGGCTGG TGCCGAAGGTGTCGGTGGGGCCTCCACGACCAAGGGGCAGGcagcacccccgccccctcctcttcccagctccatggccccaccccctccgccAGCCTCGGACATCGACCTGCTGCCCCCTCCGCTGGAGGAACTGTCCCTGCCCCCTCCAG ccccagagctgcccccgcccctggacctgccccctcctccaatCCTGGATGTAGATGAATTGGAgctaccacctccacctccaccaggcTTTGGGCCAGAAGAGCCCAGCTGGGTCCCTGCTTCATACTTGGAGAAAG TGGTGACACTGTACCCGTACACCGGCCAGAAGGACAACGAGCTCTCCTTCTCCGAGGGCACCGTCATCTGCATCACCCGCCGCCACTCCGATGGCTGGTGTGAGGGTGTCACCGCGGAGGGGGCGGGATTCTTCCCGGGTAACTACGTGGCCCCCGGCTGCTGA
- the PHOSPHO1 gene encoding phosphoethanolamine/phosphocholine phosphatase isoform X1 encodes MCQRLWPRPANQPLPGRRPPRPLSLAPSSCCSSSPCSQDGGMAVQGAPRFLLTFDFDETIVDENSDDSIVRAAPGQRLPESLRATYREGFYNEYMQRVFKYLGEQGVRPRDLRAVYEAIPLSPGMGDLLQFVAKQGACFEVILISDANTFGVESALRAAGHLGLFRRILSNPSGPDARGLLALRPFHAHSCARCPSNMCKHKVLSDYLRERAQDGVHFERLFYVGDGANDFCPMGLLAGGDVAFPRRGYPMHRLIQEAQKAEPSSFRATVVPWETAHDVRLHLQQVLKAC; translated from the coding sequence ATGTGCCAGCGCCTCTGGCCGCGGCCCGCTAACCAGCCTCTCCCGGGTCGGCGCCCGCCGCGCCCGCTCTCGcttgctccctcctcctgctgctcttcctccccctgctcccaggacGGCGGGATGGCGGTGCAGGGCGCGCCGCGCTTCCTCCTGACCTTCGACTTTGACGAGACCATCGTGGACGAAAACAGCGACGACTCGATCGTGCGCGCCGCGCCGGGCCAGCGGCTGCCGGAGAGCCTGCGCGCCACCTACCGCGAGGGCTTCTACAACGAGTACATGCAGCGGGTCTTCAAGTACCTGGGCGAGCAGGGCGTGCGGCCGCGGGACCTGCGCGCCGTCTACGAGGCCATCCCCCTGTCCCCGGGCATGGGCGACCTGCTGCAGTTCGTGGCCAAGCAGGGAGCCTGCTTCGAGGTGATCCTCATCTCCGATGCCAACACCTTCGGCGTGGAGAGCGCGCTGCGCGCCGCCGGCCACCTGGGCCTGTTCCGCCGCATCCTCAGCAACCCGTCGGGGCCCGACGCGCGGGGGCTGCTGGCGCTGCGGCCCTTCCACGCGCACAGCTGCGCGCGGTGCCCCAGCAACATGTGCAAGCACAAGGTGCTCAGCGACTACCTGCGCGAGCGGGCCCAGGACGGCGTGCACTTCGAGCGCCTCTTCTACGTGGGCGACGGCGCCAATGACTTCTGCCCCATGGGGCTGCTGGCCGGCGGCGACGTGGCCTTCCCGCGCCGCGGCTACCCCATGCACCGCCTGATCCAGGAGGCGCAGAAGGCCGAGCCCAGCTCGTTCCGCGCCACCGTGGTGCCCTGGGAGACCGCCCACGACGTGCGCCTCCATCTGCAGCAGGTGCTGAAGGCGTGCTGA
- the GNGT2 gene encoding LOW QUALITY PROTEIN: guanine nucleotide-binding protein G(I)/G(S)/G(O) subunit gamma-T2 (The sequence of the model RefSeq protein was modified relative to this genomic sequence to represent the inferred CDS: substituted 1 base at 1 genomic stop codon), translated as MAQELGEKELLRMEVEQLKEVKNPRAPISKTGKEIKDYVEALAGNDPLLXGISEDKNPFKEKGTCVIN; from the exons ATGGCCCAGGAGCTCGGCGAGAAGGAGCTACTGAGGATGGAGGTGGAGCAGCTGAAGGAAGTGAAGAACCCAAGAGCTCCG ATTTCCAAGACAGGAAAGGAAATCAAGGATTATGTGGAGGCCCTCGCAGGAAACGACCCTCTTCTCTAAGGCATCTCTGAGGACAAAAACCCCTTCAAGGAGAAAGGCACTTGTGTGATAAACTGA